A region of Pyxidicoccus parkwaysis DNA encodes the following proteins:
- a CDS encoding DUF5985 family protein gives MAEAVYILCALTSLACAVLLLRAWKRTQSRLLLWSGLCFAGLALNNVLLFVDLVLLPTAVDLYVPRLITGLASAVVLLYGLIWDAS, from the coding sequence ATGGCTGAGGCCGTCTACATCCTCTGTGCCCTGACCAGCCTGGCCTGCGCGGTGCTGCTGCTGCGCGCCTGGAAGCGCACGCAGTCCCGGCTGCTCTTGTGGAGCGGGCTGTGCTTCGCGGGGCTGGCCCTCAACAACGTGCTGCTCTTCGTGGACCTGGTGCTGCTGCCCACGGCGGTGGACCTGTACGTGCCCCGCCTCATCACCGGCCTGGCCAGCGCGGTCGTCCTGCTCTACGGCCTCATCTGGGATGCCTCCTGA
- a CDS encoding chemotaxis protein CheB — protein MSSIGILVVGAPRASAADVEALLTLLPRELATPVVLALHRGPHDSLAAPLGRRCALPVVEPDDKDDLTPGRVYLAPAGYHLLVDKGCVALSVEPPEHGQRPCLDALFESTADSYGPRAAGLLFAGHEDGAAGLALLQARGGRVAVVGEDWEGGGGQDGHMEQLSLDTVGAWLGRLAYVPRARGMP, from the coding sequence GTGAGCTCCATCGGCATCCTGGTGGTGGGCGCGCCCCGCGCCTCGGCGGCGGACGTGGAGGCACTGCTGACGCTGCTGCCCCGGGAGCTGGCCACGCCGGTGGTGCTGGCGCTGCACCGGGGCCCGCATGACTCGCTGGCCGCGCCGCTGGGGCGCCGCTGCGCGCTGCCGGTGGTGGAGCCGGACGACAAGGATGACCTGACGCCCGGCCGCGTGTACCTGGCCCCCGCGGGCTACCACCTGCTGGTGGACAAAGGCTGCGTGGCCCTGTCCGTGGAGCCGCCCGAGCACGGACAGCGGCCCTGCCTGGATGCCCTCTTCGAGTCCACCGCGGACAGCTACGGCCCGAGGGCCGCGGGGCTGCTCTTCGCCGGACACGAGGACGGCGCGGCGGGGCTGGCGCTGCTGCAGGCACGCGGCGGCCGCGTGGCCGTGGTGGGCGAGGACTGGGAGGGCGGTGGTGGACAGGATGGACACATGGAACAGCTGTCGCTGGACACCGTGGGCGCGTGGCTGGGGCGGCTGGCATACGTGCCCCGGGCGCGGGGGATGCCGTGA
- a CDS encoding ATP-binding response regulator, which produces MSATPSRERLPVVTVALEPASVLLVDDQAEGLLALEATLAPLGQRLVIARSGREALRHLLTRDFAVILLDVVMPEMDGFETAQLIRERERSRDTPIVFLTALSQGQLPELRAYAVGAVDYLLKPYEPEILRSKVGVFVDLYRKTELVRRQAEALREAQKREHERELAEANRRAEVERARVREELLRREMETSRSQYRWLEAVLAALPTPLALVEPDSGRTLLANRAAQGLAGGCLAYREAKDLYPDAVFRGADGQPLPEAAMPLLRAARGEDLQGLQVEWELNGQHGAALAFSARMPQMHGRPETVLLALLDVSALRTTERELRRALLAARDSPLDAARLVEGLRNLPAPEAPEGGSPPAADTGQAAVPADPPSEHSREGNG; this is translated from the coding sequence GTGAGCGCCACGCCCTCGCGTGAGCGCCTGCCGGTGGTGACGGTGGCGTTGGAGCCCGCCTCGGTTCTCCTCGTGGATGACCAGGCGGAGGGCCTGCTGGCGCTGGAGGCCACGCTGGCGCCGCTGGGGCAGCGGCTCGTCATCGCGCGCAGCGGCCGCGAGGCGCTGCGCCACCTGCTCACGCGCGACTTCGCCGTCATCCTCCTGGACGTCGTCATGCCGGAGATGGACGGCTTCGAGACGGCGCAGCTCATCCGCGAGCGCGAGCGCAGCCGCGACACGCCCATCGTCTTCCTCACCGCGCTGTCGCAGGGCCAGCTGCCGGAGCTGCGCGCGTACGCGGTGGGCGCGGTGGACTACCTCCTCAAGCCCTACGAGCCGGAAATCCTCCGCTCGAAGGTGGGCGTCTTCGTGGACCTGTACCGCAAGACGGAGCTGGTGCGGCGGCAGGCCGAGGCGCTGCGCGAGGCCCAGAAGCGCGAGCACGAGCGCGAGCTGGCGGAGGCGAACCGGCGCGCGGAGGTGGAGCGCGCCCGCGTGCGCGAGGAATTGCTGCGGCGGGAGATGGAGACGAGCCGCAGCCAGTACCGCTGGCTGGAGGCCGTGCTGGCCGCGCTGCCCACGCCGCTGGCGCTGGTGGAGCCGGACAGCGGCCGCACGCTGCTGGCCAACCGGGCGGCACAGGGGCTGGCCGGAGGGTGTCTGGCGTACCGCGAGGCGAAGGACCTCTACCCGGACGCCGTCTTCCGGGGCGCGGACGGACAGCCGCTGCCCGAGGCCGCCATGCCGCTCCTGCGCGCCGCGCGCGGCGAGGACCTCCAGGGGCTCCAGGTGGAGTGGGAGCTGAATGGCCAGCACGGGGCGGCGCTCGCCTTCAGCGCGCGGATGCCGCAGATGCACGGCCGTCCGGAGACGGTGCTCCTGGCGCTGCTGGACGTGTCCGCGCTGCGCACCACCGAGCGCGAATTGCGGCGCGCCCTGCTCGCGGCACGGGACTCACCCCTCGACGCGGCCCGCCTGGTGGAGGGCCTGCGCAACCTGCCGGCCCCGGAGGCTCCAGAGGGTGGCTCTCCCCCAGCGGCGGACACCGGCCAGGCGGCCGTGCCCGCCGACCCCCCCTCTGAACATTCGCGTGAGGGAAATGGTTGA
- a CDS encoding DUF5985 family protein — MLNPMFNGAAAMAWLACSLFFLRFWKQSRDRLFGFFALTFALLGGNAVAGALLEVGDERRYYIYVVRLFAFLLILYAIWDKNRAVRRGGG, encoded by the coding sequence ATGCTCAATCCCATGTTCAACGGCGCGGCGGCGATGGCGTGGCTGGCGTGCTCGCTGTTCTTCCTCCGCTTCTGGAAGCAGTCGCGCGACAGGCTCTTCGGCTTCTTCGCGCTGACCTTCGCGCTGCTCGGCGGCAACGCCGTGGCGGGCGCGCTCCTCGAGGTGGGCGACGAGCGGCGCTATTACATCTACGTCGTCCGCCTCTTCGCCTTCCTCCTCATCCTCTACGCCATCTGGGACAAGAACCGCGCGGTGCGCCGCGGCGGCGGCTGA